DNA from Castellaniella sp. MT123:
ACCCGGACTGGCTCCACAAAGGGTCGCTGGCCATAAGCTCGGCCACCCAGTCGGTCAGCACCCGCACTTTGGCCGACAGGCGCCGCGTGTAAGGATAGACTACCGAGACCGGCATGCTTGCCATATTCCAGTCCTTCAGAATTTCGACAAGCTCGCCCGCACGAAGGTGATGGTTGATTTCCGCCCGGGCCAGGAAGGCGACACCGAGACCCGCAACGGCGGCGGCAGTGGCGACACTGCCATTGTCGAAATACATGAATGGGGTCTGGTCGAGTGTAAAGCTTTCCTTTCCACGGGTCAGCGTGGGCACGAACTGCTTCCCCGTCCCCGGAAACCTGAAGCCCAGATATCGGTGTTGCGCCAAACAGGAGGGATGATCGATCGCGGCCGCACTTGCCAGATAGGAAGGCGCGGCGCAGGCGCAGAACTGCATCTGCCCCACGGCCCGGGACACCAGGGCGAGATCGGCCAGAGCCCCCCCCCGGATGGCGCAGTCGATACCC
Protein-coding regions in this window:
- a CDS encoding LysR substrate-binding domain-containing protein — translated: MALDRLEAMRAFCRIVEVGGFSKAAESLGLATTTVSGQVLSLEKLLGIKLLHRSTRKVSPTAEGTAYYARARALIDEVDELEASVSQSHNVVRGRVSVEMPTPVGIHLVIPALPDFTARFPEIRLDIGCSERVVDLVEEGIDCAIRGGALADLALVSRAVGQMQFCACAAPSYLASAAAIDHPSCLAQHRYLGFRFPGTGKQFVPTLTRGKESFTLDQTPFMYFDNGSVATAAAVAGLGVAFLARAEINHHLRAGELVEILKDWNMASMPVSVVYPYTRRLSAKVRVLTDWVAELMASDPLWSQSG